Part of the Spiroplasma endosymbiont of Poecilobothrus nobilitatus genome is shown below.
AAGAAAAACTCCAATTATAATTCATCCTAAGATTGTCATTTTCATCAACTTCCTATTTTAAAATATTAATGCCATTATTAAAATTATTAATAAAAATTTGGAGCATTAATTCTTCTGCTGAATTTCGTGGTTGTTCAAACCGATTATAATAATAAATATTAATTAAATCTTTTTTTTTTGATTTAGTTTATCATAATATTTTTTGTTAATTAAAAAATGGGTGCCTTGATTAAGAATAATACTTGATAGATAATTTTGTCATTGTTTTTCATTTTTATTTTTTTCTTCTCATTCAGCAAAGTAAACATTAAAAATCCGATTATTTTTATGATAAATAAAATGAATTTCCATTTTTTTCGCATTATTAACTAATATTGTGTATAAAATTTTATTTTGTAAAAACGGATTATTCGGTGAATTAATTGCTTGAAAAGTAATTGGAGTTAATTGTGCTAATAGAATATCATTGCAAACAATTGAATGAATTTCTTTTGGCAAAGTTATTTTTTTAACAACATAGCTATGTTGTTGATTATCTAAATCATTTAGTAAACGTGATAATTCTAATTGATAAACTAACGCTAATTTCATAATTCGGCGAAGTTTAATTGTTAAAATCACTTGTTCAGAAACACTTAAACTATAATAATAATTAACATATGTTTCATAAAGTTCTTGATGATCCACTAAATTATCGTTAATATTCATTAATAATGCTTCTAACTGCGGTACAAGTGTTTTGCCTGACTGAAGATATTCATTAAAATGTTTTTGACAAAAAACATCAAAAAAATAAGGCACTTTCTCTGTTGGTGTTAAATCTAAAAAAGATGTTTTAATATTTTTAAAAAAATGTTTAGAATGATAACGATTTAAATAATAATGATTTTTACTAATATCAAGCGAATAAAGATTATGCTGACCAACTTTATTATTACATTCTTGTAAAATACATTTTTGTTTAGTACATTTTTTTAAAACTTGTTGATAATGCTTTGTTTCTTGTTCAATATATTGTTCTTTTAATGTTAAGTCACCTACTGCTTGTAAAATTGAAATATATTGAGCACGATTTTTAGTTGAATTTAATACCTTCGTTTTACAGCAATTTGCATATTGTTCATTACTTAAACAAATACATGCTTCATTATCATCAAAAGTAAAAATTGGTCGATAATGTTTATGCAAATAATCTAATTGATCATCATCTAAATAATAACTTTTTAATAAAGCATCAAACATTGCTTGTTCGGAACTTTTAAACGTATCTTCCAACTGATTTTCTAATCTATTTTGCATGTAAAATAATTCTCCTCTGTTGTTTATACTCTATTATGATTATAAACTTATCTAGTTAATTTTGCTATAAAAAATCGTTTTACTGTTAGTAAAACGCTCAAAGGCAACATATAAATTTTTTTCACCAACATTGCAATTAGTGAATGGAATGGCAAGGTTTTTTTGGGCAAATTTTATGTAGAATAATAATTTCTGTATTGCACTGGTGTTAAATAATTTAGTTTGCTATGAATTCGAATATTATTGTACCAATTAATGTAACCAAATAATTCTAATTTAAACTGCTCAACGTTTTTAAATTTATTATTTTTAATAAATTCAGTTTTAAAAATTTTGTATGTTGATTCCGCAACAGCATTGTCATAAGGACAACCTGGTTTACTGTAAGATTTTTGAATCCCATTTTTAACTAACAGGTTATAAATAAGATTATTATTGAATTCACTGCCTTGATCAGTGTGAAATATTTTAATATTGCTTAATGAAAATTGAAGTTTATTAAAGCTGCTTTCAACTAATTTGGCATTTTTGTGTAAACTAACATCATAACCAATAATTTCTCGATTAAATAAATCAACTAAGAAACAGAAATAATATCATTTGTTACTAATAAAAACATAGGTTAAATCACTTACAACAACTTCATGTAGTTTATAACTATCAAAATCTTGATTTAACAAATTGTTATATTTATATGTAACATCAGTTGTATTTGAATGTTTGTATTTGATTTTTGTATAATTTGAAATTAAGTTATATTTTTTCATTATGTTTCTGATTTTTACACGAGATAACATGATATTTTGCTGAGCTAATATAACTTTAATTTTGCGTGTTCCATAATTTTTACGACTTTTTAGAAAAATACTGATAACAGCATTATCAATGTTTTGAGTATTCTTGGGATTATTCGCTTTTAATTGATAGTAATATGTTGATCTAGCAAATTTCAATGTTTTACATAAATTAATAATTGGATATTTTTCTTTGTTATTTTTAATGATTGCTATTTTTTGCCGATTATCAGTGTTACTTGCTTTAAAATGTCATTTTCCATTTCTAATTGTTTAACTTTTTTACGTAATTGAATTAATTCGTTTTTTTCTGGCGTTCTATTGTCTTTATCTTTAAATGAGCCCGAGTTGCTAAATTGGTGAGCTAATTTCCAAACAGTAGATTTACCAATTTGATAATCATTGATTAATTGTTCGGGAGTTTGGCCCATTTTGTAAAGACCAACAATTTGTTGCTTAAATTCATCAGTATAATGATTCTTTGCCATAATTACACCTCCATTGTAGTTTAATTATAAATATTTACTCTACATTATTGTTGTCCAATTTATCTTAACCCATCCATAATTAAACTGCCATGAATTAGAATATTGTTATATCAATGCACAAAATCAAAAAGTTCTTATTTTAATTGTGTTAAATTTTTAAATTTTTTACCCTTAATAAATTCAGTTTTAAAAGTTTTGTAAGTTGTTTCAGCCACAGCATTATCATAAGGGCAGCCTTTATTGCTTAATGATCTTTTAATATTAAAAGTTATTAAAATTTCATCAATGATTTTATTTTTAAACTCATTACCACGATCAGTATGAAATAGAGTTATTTGATTTAATGGTCGTGTTATTTTATGAAAAGCTTGTTGGGCCAGTTCGGCTGTTTTATTCGACCCAGCACTATAACCAATTATTTCACGATTAAACAAGTCAATTAATAAACAAATATAATGTCATTTAGCGCCAACTTGAACATATGTTAAATTACTAACAATAACTTCATTAGGTTTTTTGTTGTTAAATTGACGATTTAAAATATTATTAATTTGGTCATTATTGACTGTTGTTTTATGATTATGATATTTTAATTTGGTGTATTTAGAAACCAAATTATTTTTGATCATAAATAATCTGATTTTTCGCCGTGATAAGATGATATCTTTTCTGTTTAAAATAACTTTAATTTTGCGAGCCCCATAAATTTTGCGACTTTTATTAAAGGCACTGATAATTTCTTGTTCATAATTATTAACTTGCTTGTTAATACATTTATTAGTTTGATAATAATACGTTGATTTTGATAAACCCAAAATCTTACATATTTTTCTTACTGAATATTTTGTTTTGTTGTTATTAATTATTGTTATTTTTTGGCCATTATCAGTGCGGCTTGCTTTAAAATGTCATTTTCCATTTTCAAGTCTTTAAGTTCTTTTCGTAAAGTTATTATTTCATTTTCTTTTAGTGTGCGATTGTCTTTTGCTTTAAATGAACCAGAATTATTATAATTTTTAACTCAACTATAAATAGTTGGTTTTGGTAAATTATATTCTTGCCCTAGATTAATAACACTTTTACCATTTTTATATAGCATGACAATTTGTTTTTTAAATTATTCAGAGTATGAAGTTTTATTTCCCATTTTTATATTCCTTCTTTCTTAATAATTTTATCTAATTTTGAAGTCTATATAATTATGGTCATAATAATTGTATCCTATCCAAATTGACTTGTTTAATCGCGAAATAATTGGTTATAGTGCTGGGCTGAATAAAACAGCCGAACTGGTCCAACAAGCTTTTCATAAAATAACACGACCATTAAATCAAATAACTCTATTTCATACTGATCGTGGTAATGAGTTTAAAAATAAAATCATTGATGAAATTTTAATAAATTTTAATATTAAAAGATCATTAAGCAATAAAGGCTGCCCTTATGATAATGCATGCTGTGGCTGAAATAACTTACAAAACTTTTAAAACTGAATTTATTAAGGGTAAAAAATTTAAAAATTTAACACAATTAAAATACGAACTTTTTTATTTTGTGCATTGATATAACAATATTCGAATTCATGGCAGTTTAAATTATTTATCTCCAGTTACTTTTAGAAAATAAATGTCTATATAAAAAGTGTCCTAAAAAGTGTTGCCATTCCAATTACTGTCCGTCACAATCATTTTATCTAAATGCAGTAAATTAGTTAAATAATTAGTTAGTAACCCAAATAAAGCAACTAATGCAATAATTATTTTAAATAAAAACCGTCAGTCACGACAATAATATTTGATAAAGTTTTGCATTTAATCCCTATTTCTATTTGATAACATTGTTTAAATTATATATTAATTTTTAATTTTTTATTCTTTATTATTAAATAATTCTGCTGAAATTAATTCACAAATTAAAATTCCTGCTTGTGATAAATTTTGTTTAAATTGTATTGTTGAACTTTTTTTATTTGCTTGTAAATAATCTGTAACAATTTTAATACTAACAATTGGAATTTGATAATTTAAGGCAACTTGAAAAAAAGCACAACCTTCCATATCGACTACATCAATATTATTCTTAAATTTAGTTTTAATATGCTCAAAATATTCTATTTTATCAATAAAAATATCGCTACTGCCCAAAACTGCTGTTTGAATGTTATGAATTTTTGCTGTAATTGTAGCTATTAATTTTTTATCACTATGATAACTAGGTAATTCGCCAGGGATTTGTCCCATTGCATAACCAAACTCTTGTGCATCAGCAAAAGTATAGTAAGCTTCCGCAATTGATAAAACTGATAATGGTTTAAAATTTGGTTTTAAAGTCCCAACTGTTCCAAGATTATAAACTGTTTTAATTGCATAATCTTTAAGTAAGGTTGTTAAAGTCATGGCAGCATTGACTAACCCAATTTTGCTAATTGCAAATAATCAATTATCTTTTTGATATAGTTCAATCTGTGCATATTTACCAACTACTGTTGGTTTTAAAATATTTAAAGTTGCTGCTAATTCTTCTTTCATTGCACTAATAATTAAATTCATAACGTTATTTATCCTCTTTTCATTGCTGATAAGTCAATTGTATGTTTTTTCCTAAATGTTCAAGACCTTGCTTCGCGACTGCTCGTTCAAATTGAACTATTAATAATTCTTGAAATGCTTTTACTAAATCTTTTTGTGTTAATGTTCGATAATAATCAACTTTCGGATAATTTCGTTCACTACTAATTTTATCCGCAACAAAAATTAGCATTTCAAACAAAGTCATTTCTGGCCGACCAACAGTATGCCATTTAATTGCTGATAAAATATCTTCATCATTAAATAATAAATCATATTTTAAATGACAATAACCAGTATAAGCATGTCAAGTAGCAATTGGCTCTGGTAAAAACGTTGGTAAGTATTTTGTTAGATATACTTTTTGTTTTTGTTCTGATCATTGTTTTGTAATATCATGATAAGTTCCAGTAATTAAAGCTTTTTGCGGATTTAACTTATGAACTAATGCTAATTCCTGCGCTTTTTGGCCAACATTTAAACAATGTTGATAGCGTTCCTTATCCATATTTTGGCCTAGTCGTTCTGGCAAATATAATAAATTATTATTAATATAATTCGTAATACTTGGCAATTGTAATGCAATGTTTTTTCCTTCTCGTAACATTGTTGATGATAAATGTAAATTATTATGAAATGGAATTAACATAGCTTGATATTGTTTTAAAATTGTTTGATCAATTGGTTCATTTCGTTGGAAAACAATAAAAGTTTGCATTCTTGCTAATTCATTAATATTGTTTCATTTGTTTAATGATGCTAGTTGATCAGAACCAATCATAAAATAAAACTGATTATGAGGAAATTGCTGCTGTAATTTTAAAACAGTTTCATATGTTGTACTAGGCTTTGCATTTTCTAATTCAATTAAATTAATTTTAACATCCACTAAACCAGCGATTGCTAAATTAATCATTGCGACACGATCCGTAGGGGAAGATAATTTTCGCGTTTTAAAAGGATTCTGATTTGTTGGAATAATTCAAATTTCATCAATATCTGTTTTTGTTTTAACAAGATTAATCATTGCTAAATGGTCAGTATGAAATGGGTCAAAACTACCACCAAATAATGCTATCTTCATTTATTCTTCCTCCCAATTCAAAAATAACAGCAAATTTAAACAAAACAAAAATTATTCATCTTTATTTTTAATTCCTAATTCAACTAAAACATCTTCAACAGTATCACGCACAACTT
Proteins encoded:
- a CDS encoding IS3 family transposase, with the translated sequence MRNGKWHFKASNTDNRQKIAIIKNNKEKYPIINLCKTLKFARSTYYYQLKANNPKNTQNIDNAVISIFLKSRKNYGTRKIKVILAQQNIMLSRVKIRNIMKKYNLISNYTKIKYKHSNTTDVTYKYNNLLNQDFDSYKLHEVVVSDLTYVFISNKWYYFCFLVDLFNREIIGYDVSLHKNAKLVESSFNKLQFSLSNIKIFHTDQGSEFNNNLIYNLLVKNGIQKSYSKPGCPYDNAVAESTYKIFKTEFIKNNKFKNVEQFKLELFGYINWYNNIRIHSKLNYLTPVQYRNYYST
- a CDS encoding transposase, giving the protein MAKNHYTDEFKQQIVGLYKMGQTPEQLINDYQIGKSTVWKLAHQFSNSGSFKDKDNRTPEKNELIQLRKKVKQLEMENDILKQVTLIIGKK
- the mtnN gene encoding 5'-methylthioadenosine/S-adenosylhomocysteine nucleosidase, yielding MNLIISAMKEELAATLNILKPTVVGKYAQIELYQKDNWLFAISKIGLVNAAMTLTTLLKDYAIKTVYNLGTVGTLKPNFKPLSVLSIAEAYYTFADAQEFGYAMGQIPGELPSYHSDKKLIATITAKIHNIQTAVLGSSDIFIDKIEYFEHIKTKFKNNIDVVDMEGCAFFQVALNYQIPIVSIKIVTDYLQANKKSSTIQFKQNLSQAGILICELISAELFNNKE
- a CDS encoding nicotinate-nucleotide adenylyltransferase gives rise to the protein MKIALFGGSFDPFHTDHLAMINLVKTKTDIDEIWIIPTNQNPFKTRKLSSPTDRVAMINLAIAGLVDVKINLIELENAKPSTTYETVLKLQQQFPHNQFYFMIGSDQLASLNKWNNINELARMQTFIVFQRNEPIDQTILKQYQAMLIPFHNNLHLSSTMLREGKNIALQLPSITNYINNNLLYLPERLGQNMDKERYQHCLNVGQKAQELALVHKLNPQKALITGTYHDITKQWSEQKQKVYLTKYLPTFLPEPIATWHAYTGYCHLKYDLLFNDEDILSAIKWHTVGRPEMTLFEMLIFVADKISSERNYPKVDYYRTLTQKDLVKAFQELLIVQFERAVAKQGLEHLGKNIQLTYQQWKEDK